The Pygocentrus nattereri isolate fPygNat1 chromosome 2, fPygNat1.pri, whole genome shotgun sequence genome has a window encoding:
- the trmt10b gene encoding tRNA methyltransferase 10 homolog B: MNEKLCSSVAQQMILTEDSVSDLMELLSVDVELSSSAADREETLCSKNVMRKQRNWERRLEAKRRKRKEEKQRRKQSQQEKDFVPQFSKRVVKAITKERLEEARTTGPRLCVDLSMTDCMSHKEISRLACQIRRLYGSNKKTQQPFHLFLTDMKKDGLLYRECIRMNAGFLNYLIDVTEDSWIELFPSEDIIYLTPDASEALEQVDDDKVYILGGLVDESIQKKISYTRAKELGVQMARLPIDEYMVKKPNSKNFYSKILAINQVFEILLTYRDTGSWTTALSAGIPVGKGYVASSEALPEGPR; encoded by the exons ATGAACGAGAAGCTCTGCAGTTCTGTGGCGCAGCAGATGATCCTGACTGAGGACTCCGTGTCTGACCTGATGGAGCTGCTCAGTGTTGATGTGGAACTGAGCTCCAGTGCAGCAGACAGAGAGGAAACCTTGTGCTCT aaaaatgtcatgAGAAAGCAGCGGAACTGGGAGAGGAGGTTAGAGGCAAAGAGACGcaaaaggaaagaggaaaaacagaggAGGAAGCAGAGCCAGCAAGAAAAAG ATTTTGTGCCTCAGTTCAGTAAACGTGTCGTCAAGGCGATCACCAAAGAGCGTCTAGAGGAGGCTAGAACAACTGGACCAAGACTGTGCGTGGATCTGAGCATGACTGACTGCATGTCACACAAA GAGATCAGTCGTCTTGCATGTCAGATAAGACGACTCTATGGGTCCAATAAGAAAACCCAGCAGCCTTTCCACCTCTTCTTGACGGACATGAAAAAGGACGGTCTACTCTACAGAGAATGCATCAGAATGAATGCCGGATTTCTGAACTActtg attgATGTCACGGAAGACAGCTGGATAGAGCTCTTTCCCTCTGAAGACATAATTTACTTAACTCCAGATGCAAGTGAAG CTTTAGAACAAGTCGATGATGACAAAGTCTACATTCTTGGAGGTCTTGTGGATGAGAGCATTCAGAAG AAAATAAGCTACACAAGGGCTAAAGAGCTTGGTGTGCAGATGGCAAGGCTGCCCATTGATGAGTATATGGTGAAGAAACCCAACTCAAAGAACTTTTACTCAAAAATTTTGGCCATCAACCAAG TGTTTGAAATCCTGCTGACGTATCGTGATACCGGAAGTTGGACCACAGCCCTCAGTGCTGGTATTCCAGTAGGGAAAGGATATGTGGCTTCTTCTGAAGCCCTGCCAGAGGGACCACGATGA